One region of Thiorhodovibrio frisius genomic DNA includes:
- a CDS encoding MBL fold metallo-hydrolase codes for MDSDHDKRSAIPATLAGLNERDQSVLGVFISHPHLDHLGLLPALAPRIPVGMGPAARRIVTAAAAFSGHPWARPAPGWDYRSGQSIDVGPFRVTPFLVDHSAYDAYALLIESQGKRLFYSGDFRAHGRKSALFESLLRTLPRGVDVMLLEGSTLGRPPNDGRIQHESDIEDQFVAEFSSAQGLVMTHTSSQNIDRLVSIFRAARRTNRLMVIDLYTAAILQATGNPNIPQSHWPDIRLYVPQRQRMQIRKKGLFDLLRQHAKNRIYSEKLRERAKSVALVFRPIHCLDLEKANCLTDARYIYSQWAGYWERGDFSALGAWLSRHGIDKKSIHTSGHASSVHLEEFVRVLTPRKVVPIHTFVPEQYKRLFQNVELHGDGEWWSLDKEEGERNERLPQKRTAKKKQQHWSPVLEAQKIGQFQIVPLTSSKQLGSEGWHMMNCVADYSNACKNDEYRVFSIRNISGKRLATLGLTRKNNQWFVDQCFGPRNSAENANLELFDKHGKAMEMVDWYREEGVLESSTDFDLEHGVPTATLSVINRYGKVDYLEVDTDLGLLAQEIEQLMNNRE; via the coding sequence TTGGATTCAGACCACGACAAGCGCTCAGCGATACCCGCAACGCTTGCCGGACTCAATGAACGCGATCAAAGCGTACTCGGGGTATTCATCTCGCACCCGCATCTAGATCATCTCGGCTTGCTGCCCGCTCTAGCACCCCGCATCCCAGTCGGAATGGGACCAGCCGCCCGGCGTATCGTCACGGCGGCTGCGGCTTTCAGTGGGCATCCATGGGCCCGACCTGCTCCAGGATGGGATTATCGGTCAGGTCAGAGCATTGATGTCGGACCATTCCGCGTTACTCCCTTTCTTGTTGATCATTCCGCATACGATGCCTATGCGCTCCTGATTGAGAGCCAGGGAAAGCGTCTTTTTTATAGCGGCGATTTCCGCGCGCACGGTCGCAAATCAGCTCTCTTCGAGTCTTTGCTGAGAACGTTACCCCGGGGTGTCGATGTCATGCTGCTGGAAGGGTCAACCCTGGGCCGGCCGCCAAATGACGGGCGGATTCAGCATGAATCAGACATAGAGGATCAGTTCGTCGCCGAGTTTTCGTCCGCTCAAGGCCTCGTCATGACGCATACATCCTCACAAAACATCGACCGTCTCGTATCCATCTTTCGAGCGGCGAGACGAACGAACCGCCTCATGGTCATTGATCTTTATACTGCGGCGATTCTGCAAGCGACAGGCAATCCAAATATTCCACAATCCCATTGGCCCGACATCAGGCTCTATGTACCTCAACGCCAGCGTATGCAGATTCGGAAGAAGGGCTTGTTCGATCTTCTACGTCAACACGCGAAAAATCGGATATACAGCGAAAAGCTGCGTGAGCGGGCAAAATCGGTAGCTCTCGTATTTCGTCCGATTCACTGCCTAGACCTGGAAAAGGCGAATTGCTTGACTGACGCGCGCTACATCTATTCGCAATGGGCAGGATATTGGGAGCGCGGAGACTTCAGTGCCCTCGGGGCCTGGCTGAGCCGCCACGGCATTGACAAGAAAAGCATCCATACATCAGGTCACGCCAGCTCCGTGCATCTCGAGGAGTTCGTCAGGGTGCTCACTCCACGTAAGGTCGTCCCCATTCATACCTTCGTGCCCGAGCAGTATAAGCGTTTGTTTCAAAATGTTGAGCTTCACGGCGATGGGGAATGGTGGAGTCTAGATAAGGAGGAGGGGGAAAGGAATGAACGCCTCCCGCAAAAACGCACCGCTAAAAAGAAACAACAGCATTGGTCACCTGTTTTGGAAGCACAGAAGATCGGACAATTTCAAATTGTACCTCTCACCTCATCCAAACAACTTGGATCAGAAGGCTGGCACATGATGAATTGCGTGGCGGACTATTCAAATGCCTGCAAGAATGATGAATATCGAGTATTTTCGATCAGAAATATCAGCGGAAAGCGCTTGGCGACACTAGGCCTGACTCGCAAAAATAATCAATGGTTTGTAGATCAATGTTTTGGACCGCGTAATAGCGCGGAGAATGCCAATCTAGAGTTGTTTGATAAACATGGAAAAGCGATGGAAATGGTCGATTGGTACCGAGAGGAGGGCGTACTTGAATCAAGCACTGATTTTGATCTAGAACATGGTGTTCCGACAGCTACCCTCAGTGTGATAAATCGATACGGCAAGGTCGATTACCTAGAGGTTGATACCGACCTAGGTCTTCTTGCACAAGAAATTGAGCAACTCATGAACAATAGAGAGTAA
- a CDS encoding MBL fold metallo-hydrolase: protein MNFKIHRGTKEIGGSCVEVWTESTRIIIDFGMPLVNPDRTQFDSRAIKDSSVDELIVKRILPDVDGLYDESGTTALILSHAHQDHFGLINYVNANCQTYLGRATQKLIEITNIFTNQDWTIPNPQHFESGKSFFIGDIEITPYLMDHSAFDAYAFLIKAGGKSLFYSGDFRIHGRKTKAFDWFSYNAEKNIDYLLLEGTTIGRANKNFPTESEIEEEFVDTFKTSKGINLIYTSGQNIDRIVSIYRACKRAGKTFAVDFYIANILKELSEFATIPYPSYSFPEIKVFFPYRLSRMISKKGNEKLLYRFKDYKITKEQIGEEFDKTVMIVRPSMLKDLEFIKGLENGIFIYSMWEGYKKEKPTKEFIGFLIKRGMTEKSIHTSGHADREALKRMVEVLSPKNLVPIHTFEGDEYKKIFTGTKVVRISDNETVTIT from the coding sequence ATGAATTTCAAAATTCATAGAGGCACAAAGGAAATAGGAGGTTCATGTGTAGAAGTCTGGACCGAATCAACACGAATAATTATTGATTTTGGTATGCCTTTGGTGAATCCAGACCGAACGCAGTTTGACTCAAGAGCTATTAAGGATTCGTCAGTAGATGAATTGATCGTAAAAAGAATTCTTCCCGATGTCGATGGACTTTATGATGAATCCGGAACCACTGCTTTGATTTTATCTCATGCGCATCAAGACCATTTTGGACTCATAAATTATGTGAACGCAAATTGCCAAACCTACCTTGGCAGAGCTACTCAAAAACTGATTGAGATTACCAATATATTTACAAATCAGGATTGGACGATTCCAAATCCACAACATTTTGAATCAGGAAAATCATTTTTTATTGGTGATATTGAAATTACACCCTATTTGATGGATCACTCTGCATTTGATGCTTATGCGTTTCTAATCAAAGCTGGTGGAAAGTCACTTTTTTATAGCGGTGATTTCAGAATACATGGTAGAAAAACCAAAGCCTTTGATTGGTTTAGTTACAATGCGGAAAAAAATATTGACTATCTGCTTCTTGAGGGAACAACCATTGGTCGGGCAAATAAAAATTTTCCGACCGAGAGTGAAATAGAAGAGGAATTTGTAGATACTTTTAAAACAAGCAAGGGGATTAATCTAATTTACACATCAGGTCAAAACATTGACCGGATCGTTTCAATTTATAGAGCTTGCAAAAGAGCGGGGAAGACTTTTGCTGTTGATTTTTATATTGCAAACATTCTTAAAGAGTTATCAGAATTTGCAACTATCCCGTATCCATCATATAGCTTTCCTGAAATCAAAGTATTTTTCCCATATCGACTTTCCCGAATGATTAGCAAAAAAGGGAATGAAAAATTATTATACCGTTTCAAGGACTATAAAATCACGAAAGAACAAATCGGGGAAGAGTTTGATAAAACGGTAATGATTGTGCGACCAAGCATGTTGAAAGATCTGGAATTTATAAAAGGATTAGAAAACGGCATATTTATCTATTCAATGTGGGAAGGTTATAAAAAAGAAAAACCGACAAAAGAGTTCATTGGTTTTCTCATTAAGAGAGGAATGACCGAAAAATCGATTCACACAAGTGGGCATGCTGATCGAGAGGCGCTGAAAAGAATGGTTGAAGTCTTAAGCCCGAAGAATCTTGTTCCAATCCATACATTTGAAGGAGATGAATACAAAAAAATATTCACAGGTACAAAGGTGGTGCGAATAAGCGATAATGAAACAGTAACTATTACCTAA
- a CDS encoding Y-family DNA polymerase, whose translation MSIALVDCNSFYASCEQVFQPRLRDCAVVVLSNNDGCVVARSKAAKALGIRMGEPWFQAQRRLKAEGKLSAVTALSSNYALYADMSNRVMRILARFAPRQEIYSIDECFLDLGGQTQPAAVIGQRICATVLGWTGLPVCVGIGPTKTLAKLANHLAKHDPVWCGVCDLAVLPGSEIDRLLAAISVAEVWGVGARLSKRLAAIGITTALDLRRVPTRRVRQQFSVVLERTALELRGVACLELEEVMPDKQQIRCSRTFGAAVTSLAELTQAITTFTSRAAEKLRAQQGEAAAVGVEIRTSLFRTETTPFVGSLVVPLVAPSADTRVLVAAARRGLQRLYKPGLIYTKAGTVLLGLGRAGQGQVDLFSDGAADQRSEALMATLDAINSRFGRGSLMLANAHPAPRWRRREQYRSPRYTTRLEELPVAYC comes from the coding sequence ATGTCCATCGCACTGGTCGACTGCAATAGCTTCTACGCCTCCTGCGAGCAGGTGTTCCAGCCGCGGCTGCGGGATTGCGCTGTCGTGGTGCTCTCCAACAACGATGGCTGCGTGGTGGCGCGCTCCAAAGCGGCCAAGGCGCTTGGCATCCGCATGGGCGAACCCTGGTTCCAGGCCCAGCGCCGGCTAAAGGCCGAGGGAAAGCTGAGTGCGGTGACGGCCCTGTCGAGCAACTATGCGCTCTATGCCGATATGAGCAACCGGGTCATGCGCATCCTCGCCCGCTTTGCGCCGCGCCAGGAAATCTATTCGATCGATGAATGCTTCCTTGATCTGGGCGGACAAACGCAGCCCGCGGCGGTCATCGGGCAGAGGATTTGCGCCACGGTGCTGGGCTGGACCGGGCTGCCGGTCTGCGTTGGCATCGGCCCGACCAAGACCCTGGCCAAGCTGGCCAATCATCTGGCCAAGCACGACCCCGTTTGGTGTGGTGTCTGCGATCTGGCTGTGCTGCCGGGCTCAGAGATCGACCGGCTCCTCGCGGCGATTTCGGTGGCCGAGGTCTGGGGCGTGGGGGCACGACTGTCCAAGCGCCTGGCCGCGATTGGCATCACAACAGCCCTTGACCTGCGCCGGGTGCCAACCCGACGGGTTCGCCAGCAGTTCTCGGTGGTGCTTGAGCGCACCGCGCTGGAACTGCGCGGCGTGGCCTGTCTGGAACTGGAGGAGGTCATGCCGGACAAGCAGCAGATTCGCTGTTCGCGCACCTTCGGCGCGGCGGTCACCTCGCTTGCGGAATTGACCCAGGCCATCACCACCTTCACCAGTCGCGCGGCGGAGAAGCTGCGGGCGCAGCAGGGTGAGGCGGCCGCGGTTGGGGTGGAGATCCGCACGAGTCTCTTTCGCACAGAAACGACACCTTTTGTCGGCAGCCTTGTCGTGCCCCTGGTCGCACCGAGCGCGGATACCCGCGTGTTGGTGGCTGCGGCGCGACGCGGACTTCAGCGTCTCTATAAACCCGGCCTGATCTACACAAAAGCCGGAACGGTGCTGCTTGGGCTTGGCCGCGCTGGGCAGGGGCAGGTGGATTTGTTCTCGGATGGGGCGGCCGACCAGCGCAGTGAGGCGCTCATGGCGACGCTGGATGCAATTAACAGCCGCTTTGGCCGCGGCAGCCTGATGTTGGCCAATGCCCATCCCGCTCCGCGCTGGCGAAGGCGCGAGCAATATCGCTCACCGCGCTATACCACGCGGTTGGAAGAGCTGCCTGTGGCTTATTGCTGA
- a CDS encoding LexA family protein — MSLTIFPPAAGRIEPCPAACPHTHWSRFRPSGSAGDLVAPIGRPAVRSPLSLRRFRWPVQAGFPSPAEDDQDAAIDLNTLLAPHPEACFLLRVRGCSMTDAGVEDGDLVLVDRSLEPRHGRMVIAVVDGEFTLKRLHRQGSQVRLEAAHTQYPAIELKDGQELQVWGVVTRVIKTV, encoded by the coding sequence ATGTCACTGACCATCTTTCCACCTGCTGCCGGGCGCATTGAGCCCTGTCCCGCCGCTTGCCCGCATACCCACTGGAGTCGGTTCCGGCCCAGCGGTTCAGCGGGCGATTTGGTGGCGCCCATCGGCCGCCCCGCGGTCCGTTCGCCCTTGTCCCTGCGGCGATTCCGCTGGCCGGTGCAAGCGGGCTTTCCCTCGCCAGCCGAGGACGATCAGGACGCGGCCATTGATCTCAATACGCTGCTGGCCCCGCATCCCGAGGCCTGTTTCCTGCTGCGCGTGCGCGGTTGTTCAATGACCGATGCCGGTGTCGAGGACGGCGATCTGGTGCTGGTCGACCGGTCGCTCGAGCCCCGCCATGGGCGCATGGTCATTGCGGTGGTTGATGGCGAGTTCACGCTCAAACGTCTGCACCGCCAAGGCAGCCAGGTGCGCCTGGAAGCGGCCCATACGCAGTATCCGGCCATCGAGTTGAAGGATGGCCAGGAACTGCAGGTGTGGGGCGTGGTCACGCGCGTGATCAAGACGGTCTGA
- a CDS encoding SOUL family heme-binding protein codes for MQTGNRLLVWLVLFLPGLLMGGPVMATEEPAYTPVREGPGFEIRRYAPQLLAETEVSGDFDDVGGEAFRRLADFIFGNNQAAEKIAMTAPVSQTPVAPAGEGGGTRIPMTAPVKQQADQSATGTYRISFVMPSRFTLETIPRPTDPRIELREEPARLMAVVRYSGGWGENRYLEHERQLLEAVRAEGFIPTGAPIYARYNSPFSLPILRRNEVMVEIKKP; via the coding sequence ATGCAAACAGGAAACCGCTTACTGGTCTGGCTGGTGTTGTTCCTGCCAGGGCTATTGATGGGAGGACCGGTCATGGCCACCGAGGAACCGGCTTATACCCCGGTGCGGGAAGGTCCCGGGTTCGAGATCCGTCGCTACGCGCCCCAGCTGTTGGCCGAGACCGAGGTCAGTGGCGACTTCGATGATGTCGGCGGCGAGGCCTTTCGCCGTTTGGCCGACTTTATCTTCGGCAACAATCAAGCCGCCGAGAAAATCGCCATGACCGCGCCCGTGAGTCAGACGCCCGTTGCGCCAGCGGGCGAGGGCGGTGGGACCCGCATCCCGATGACCGCGCCGGTCAAACAACAGGCCGATCAGAGCGCGACAGGTACCTACCGGATCAGCTTCGTGATGCCGAGTCGCTTCACCCTCGAGACCATTCCACGACCCACGGACCCGCGCATTGAACTGCGCGAAGAACCCGCACGACTGATGGCTGTCGTGCGCTACTCCGGTGGCTGGGGTGAGAACCGCTACCTCGAGCATGAACGCCAGTTGCTCGAGGCGGTTCGCGCCGAGGGTTTCATACCCACGGGTGCGCCCATCTATGCCCGTTACAACTCGCCATTCTCCTTGCCCATCCTGCGGCGCAACGAAGTGATGGTCGAAATCAAGAAACCCTGA
- a CDS encoding single-stranded DNA-binding protein, whose product MLNKAQLIGHLGRDPEVRQAKNGQGAVANLTLATSERWKDKAGEAQERTEWHRVVLFGRTAEVAGEYLNKGALVYVEGRLQTRQWQDESGQDRYTTEIVADKMKMLGGKNGSAGNRQKAPASKADFDDDLPF is encoded by the coding sequence ATGCTGAACAAAGCCCAACTCATCGGCCATCTCGGGCGCGATCCCGAGGTCCGTCAAGCCAAGAACGGCCAAGGCGCTGTCGCCAACCTGACCCTGGCCACCAGCGAGCGCTGGAAAGACAAGGCCGGTGAAGCGCAGGAACGCACCGAGTGGCACCGCGTGGTGCTGTTCGGGCGCACCGCGGAAGTGGCCGGCGAGTACCTGAACAAGGGTGCGCTGGTCTATGTCGAAGGTCGCTTGCAGACCCGTCAATGGCAGGATGAATCCGGCCAAGACCGCTACACCACCGAGATCGTCGCCGACAAGATGAAAATGCTTGGCGGCAAGAACGGTTCCGCTGGCAATCGTCAGAAAGCACCGGCATCCAAGGCGGATTTCGACGATGACCTGCCGTTTTGA
- a CDS encoding recombinase RecT has protein sequence MTRSMQAVPKADAPRIPMPAVDPALNLTPSTWKVLTDSIFPAAKTAEGILLAVHYCAARNLDVIKRPVHVVPMWSKALGQEIETVWPGIAEVQTTAARTGQWAGIDPPRFGPVIERTFSGKVKRNGAWQDLDYAVSFPEWCEVTVYRLVGGQRCPFTEPVFWLEAYARQGGAYSELPTEMWVKRPRGQLMKCAKAASLRAAFPEEASYTAEEMEGKVIEADTSIPVAASLDATGTVPAKADTAPSGVAEAASDAAPSKASETPTDSEPRAEPITLDPSLQARIDKVVARAAEKSAWKQAEQYLRARCKGAELKQALEALDQAQQTAEQRLAA, from the coding sequence ATGACCCGTTCGATGCAAGCTGTGCCAAAAGCCGACGCGCCGCGCATCCCGATGCCGGCGGTCGATCCGGCGCTGAATCTGACTCCCAGCACCTGGAAGGTGCTGACCGATTCCATTTTCCCGGCAGCCAAGACCGCCGAGGGTATTCTGCTGGCGGTGCATTACTGCGCTGCGCGCAATCTGGATGTGATCAAGCGTCCGGTGCATGTGGTGCCGATGTGGTCGAAGGCGCTTGGTCAAGAGATCGAGACCGTCTGGCCGGGCATTGCCGAGGTGCAGACCACGGCCGCGCGCACCGGCCAGTGGGCCGGGATCGATCCACCCCGCTTCGGGCCGGTGATCGAGCGCACCTTCTCGGGGAAGGTCAAACGCAATGGCGCTTGGCAGGACTTGGACTATGCGGTCAGCTTTCCCGAGTGGTGCGAGGTGACCGTCTATCGGCTTGTCGGCGGCCAGCGCTGTCCCTTCACCGAGCCGGTGTTCTGGCTGGAAGCCTACGCCCGTCAGGGCGGGGCCTACTCGGAGCTGCCAACGGAGATGTGGGTCAAACGCCCACGCGGACAGTTGATGAAGTGCGCCAAGGCGGCCTCTTTGCGGGCGGCTTTTCCCGAGGAAGCCTCTTATACCGCCGAGGAGATGGAAGGCAAGGTGATCGAGGCAGATACCTCGATTCCGGTGGCGGCATCGCTGGATGCGACAGGGACTGTCCCCGCGAAGGCGGATACTGCGCCATCCGGGGTCGCTGAGGCAGCGTCGGATGCAGCGCCATCGAAAGCATCTGAAACACCAACGGACTCAGAGCCACGTGCCGAACCGATCACCCTCGATCCCAGCCTGCAAGCGCGGATCGATAAGGTGGTCGCCCGCGCGGCGGAGAAATCCGCCTGGAAGCAGGCCGAGCAGTATCTGCGCGCGCGCTGCAAGGGGGCTGAACTCAAACAAGCGCTTGAGGCCCTCGATCAAGCCCAACAGACCGCCGAGCAGCGCTTGGCCGCCTGA
- a CDS encoding YqaJ viral recombinase family nuclease — MKSIDLAQRTPEWHQWRAQGITASESAIILGRSPYKTPWRLWAERTGLAKTADLSKNPLVQRGNRLEDAARQWFEQRYDTLVLPVCGESEEEPLLRASFDGITDAGEPVELKVPSERTFRDVTNHGRAAGAFRLYEPQVQHQLYVAGADKGYLVFYQEDNDPIVFEITRDPALITSIVTQGKAFWQALIDNQEPEKDPTRDLFIPKGPQADDWAVLAGRYRALQQEAKTVESELKRKKAAMDDIQTTLVAMMGQALIAESAGLRVTRFCAKGSVDYAALLQARLPELGSDAIEAFRRQPSERVRVTVQASPETTVIPLKPKAKRAPAHQASDDHGFAVATSFWF, encoded by the coding sequence ATGAAGAGTATCGATCTGGCCCAACGCACCCCCGAATGGCACCAGTGGCGCGCCCAGGGCATCACCGCATCGGAATCAGCCATTATTCTCGGTCGCTCGCCCTACAAGACGCCCTGGCGCCTGTGGGCCGAACGCACGGGGTTGGCCAAGACTGCGGACTTGAGCAAGAACCCGCTGGTGCAGCGGGGTAACCGACTGGAAGATGCCGCCCGGCAGTGGTTCGAGCAGCGTTACGACACACTGGTCTTGCCGGTCTGTGGGGAATCCGAGGAGGAGCCACTGCTGCGCGCCTCCTTTGATGGCATCACCGACGCCGGCGAACCGGTTGAGTTGAAGGTGCCCTCGGAACGCACCTTTCGCGATGTCACTAACCATGGCCGCGCGGCCGGTGCCTTTCGGCTCTATGAACCCCAGGTCCAGCATCAGCTCTATGTCGCTGGGGCGGACAAGGGGTATCTGGTGTTCTACCAAGAGGACAATGACCCTATCGTTTTCGAGATCACTCGCGATCCGGCGTTGATTACATCCATCGTCACCCAGGGCAAAGCCTTCTGGCAGGCGTTGATCGACAACCAGGAACCGGAGAAAGATCCCACCCGGGATCTGTTCATCCCCAAGGGACCGCAGGCCGATGACTGGGCGGTGCTGGCCGGGCGCTATCGCGCGCTGCAACAGGAAGCCAAGACGGTCGAGTCGGAGCTCAAACGCAAGAAGGCCGCCATGGATGACATCCAGACCACTCTAGTGGCCATGATGGGCCAGGCGCTGATCGCCGAGTCCGCCGGGCTGCGAGTGACGCGCTTCTGCGCTAAAGGGTCGGTGGATTATGCGGCGCTGTTGCAGGCGCGCCTGCCGGAGTTGGGTAGCGACGCCATCGAGGCGTTTCGCCGTCAGCCGTCCGAGCGCGTGCGGGTCACCGTGCAGGCGTCTCCCGAGACCACAGTCATCCCGCTCAAGCCCAAGGCCAAGCGGGCGCCTGCGCATCAGGCAAGCGATGACCACGGTTTTGCCGTGGCCACCAGCTTCTGGTTCTGA
- a CDS encoding AAA family ATPase, whose amino-acid sequence MPTPQRFDVATTFNVKAPKGLEIEGFAEEDHPKVPLRQPYIFRQGLNAVLAFLRDAGGDALLLTGPTGAGKTSLIRQVAARLYWPVQELTCHGRMEFADLLGGFQLLQGETRFVHGPLAVAAREGHLLILNEIDLMDPAELAGLNDIVEGAPLVIAQNGGEVIRPHPKFRVIATGNSAGSGDQTGLYQGVLRQNLAFLDRFRVLQVTYPDPETEQAVLDGEVPDLPTEIAHKLVVVANEVRRLFLGESDGASPQAGELTLTLSTRTLVRWARLTVTFKGAPNPLAYALDQALTARAAAEERTAIHRIAADVLGPLWSGQA is encoded by the coding sequence ATGCCCACACCCCAACGCTTCGATGTCGCGACCACCTTTAACGTCAAGGCCCCGAAAGGCCTGGAGATCGAAGGCTTCGCGGAAGAAGACCATCCCAAGGTTCCACTGAGGCAGCCCTACATCTTTCGCCAAGGGCTCAATGCCGTGCTGGCGTTTCTGCGCGATGCCGGTGGCGATGCCTTGTTGCTGACCGGTCCGACCGGCGCGGGCAAGACCTCGCTTATCCGTCAGGTGGCAGCGCGCTTGTATTGGCCGGTGCAGGAGTTGACCTGCCATGGCCGGATGGAATTCGCCGATCTGCTCGGCGGCTTTCAGTTGCTCCAGGGCGAGACCCGCTTCGTCCATGGTCCTTTGGCCGTCGCCGCGCGCGAGGGGCATCTGCTGATCCTGAACGAAATCGATCTGATGGATCCGGCGGAACTGGCCGGGCTGAACGACATCGTCGAGGGCGCGCCTCTGGTGATTGCCCAGAATGGCGGCGAGGTGATTCGCCCGCATCCGAAGTTCCGGGTGATCGCCACCGGCAACAGTGCCGGCAGCGGCGATCAGACCGGACTTTATCAAGGCGTATTGCGCCAGAACCTGGCGTTTCTGGATCGCTTTCGGGTGCTCCAAGTGACCTACCCCGATCCGGAAACCGAGCAGGCCGTGCTGGATGGGGAGGTTCCCGATCTCCCCACCGAGATCGCCCACAAGCTGGTCGTGGTGGCCAATGAGGTGCGGCGGCTGTTTCTCGGCGAGAGCGATGGCGCCAGCCCCCAGGCCGGTGAGCTAACCCTGACGCTGTCCACTCGCACTCTGGTGCGTTGGGCACGGCTGACGGTGACCTTCAAGGGGGCGCCGAATCCGCTGGCCTATGCCTTGGATCAGGCGCTGACCGCGCGAGCGGCGGCGGAAGAACGCACGGCGATTCATCGCATCGCCGCCGATGTGCTGGGGCCGCTGTGGAGCGGGCAGGCATGA
- a CDS encoding DUF3150 domain-containing protein, whose protein sequence is MTTDMTETQTDNRSLEDTLHLTDQTTLFLVDFHIWSGRKKLRAEDLRLGTDLPPDELISLGSKKICNPDALRVFHRNKKRIERNLLAVGTRFLGGFLVPNALAVEAQAMAESITLETRAAAESFLAEYDRHIDAWCAAYPSWEPAIRQAVDPVEVVRGQFRFRVQALRIETAPLIATDTLHEDVAEIGDTIFAEVEQMARGLEQSFVGKPELSQRALGTFRRIHDKLDALSFVDGRIDPVVRSIGQWLKRLPGSGPIQGGLFLEGWALMRLVGEAEAMARHGEGLLALDALMPEVPDAPDAESQADIGGEPSSQKDDGTLASDPETLSDDDPMDFDDLFEEQEVPGPIETSRSPVPAVPAQDFWF, encoded by the coding sequence ATGACAACTGACATGACCGAGACCCAAACCGACAACCGGTCGCTGGAGGACACCCTCCACCTGACCGATCAGACCACGCTCTTTCTGGTCGATTTTCACATCTGGTCCGGGCGCAAGAAACTGCGGGCTGAGGATCTGCGGCTTGGCACCGACTTGCCGCCCGATGAGCTGATTTCATTGGGCAGCAAGAAGATTTGCAACCCGGATGCCTTGCGGGTGTTTCACCGCAACAAGAAGCGCATCGAGCGCAATCTGTTGGCGGTCGGCACGCGCTTTCTGGGCGGCTTTCTGGTGCCCAATGCGCTGGCGGTCGAGGCGCAGGCCATGGCCGAGTCCATCACGCTGGAAACGCGCGCCGCGGCCGAGAGCTTTCTCGCCGAGTATGACCGGCATATTGATGCCTGGTGCGCAGCCTATCCCAGTTGGGAGCCGGCCATCCGCCAGGCGGTCGATCCGGTGGAGGTGGTGCGCGGGCAATTTCGCTTTCGGGTGCAGGCGCTGCGGATTGAAACAGCGCCACTGATCGCGACCGATACCTTGCACGAGGATGTCGCCGAGATCGGTGACACCATTTTCGCCGAGGTCGAGCAGATGGCCAGGGGGCTGGAACAGTCCTTTGTGGGTAAGCCGGAGTTGTCGCAACGGGCGCTCGGAACCTTCCGACGCATTCACGACAAGCTCGATGCCTTGAGCTTTGTCGATGGACGGATTGATCCGGTGGTGCGCTCTATCGGGCAGTGGCTGAAGCGACTGCCCGGCTCGGGGCCGATCCAGGGCGGATTGTTCCTGGAGGGCTGGGCACTGATGCGTCTGGTTGGCGAAGCCGAAGCCATGGCCCGCCATGGCGAAGGGCTGTTGGCGCTGGATGCGTTGATGCCGGAAGTGCCTGATGCACCGGATGCAGAGTCGCAAGCGGATATTGGCGGTGAACCCTCGTCGCAGAAGGACGATGGCACCCTAGCATCTGATCCGGAAACGCTGTCCGACGATGACCCGATGGACTTCGATGACCTGTTCGAGGAGCAGGAAGTGCCGGGTCCGATCGAGACATCACGATCGCCGGTTCCGGCTGTGCCAGCGCAGGATTTCTGGTTTTGA